The sequence CAGCCCTCGGTGATTTATCCATTACCCAAGCGGTTAATGTTGCTTGTTTACCGAGTTTAGTGGGGCATATCGCGGTCATGCCTGATGTTCACCAAGGATACGGAATGCCCATTGGTGGGGTGATGGCTTCCCAACTCCCAGACGGAATTATTTCGCCAGGAGCCGTGGGTTATGATATCAACTGCGGGGTCAGGGTTTTAGCGTCTCAAATTCACTACCAGAGTGCGATTCCCTATTTACATGATTTAGCAAAAACGTTATATCACAATTGTCCCAGTGGGGTTGGTCGAGGCGGTAGTTTACCCTTATCACCCAAAGAATTTAGTGAAGTTTGTCGAGAAGGGGCGCGTTGGGATCTCGCTCAAGGCTACGCAATTCCAGAAGATTTAGAGCGAACAGAAGAATTTGGCTGCTTAGAAGGGGCAGATCCGACACAAGCCAGTAAACGGGCAAAACAACGCGGAAAAGACCAGTTAGGAACTCTCGGTGCAGGGAATCATTTTCTGGAAGTGGATGTAGTTGAGGACGTTTTTGATCCCGAAGCAGCAGCAGTCATGGGTTTAGAAAAAGGCTGTCTGGCAGTACAAATTCACTGTGGTTCTCGCGGATTTGGACATCAAATTTGTACTGATTATGTGCAAGATTTTCAAAAGGCAGTCCTCAATTATGGAATTCAATTACCAGATCGAGAATTGGTTTGTGCGCCGTTGAATTCTCCAGAAGGGGAAGGCTATTTAACTGCCATGAAAGCAGCAGCTAATTTTGCTTTTGCCAACCGTCAAGCCCTGGCTTATCATGCCCGCCGTAGTTTTGAAGCCGTCTTTGGTGCTCAAGCAGACTATCCGCCCCTGCGTCAAGTTTATGATATTGCCCATAACATGGCAAAAATTGAAACTCATGTCATTGGTGGGGAAGAAATGACGGTTTGTGTCCATCGTAAAGGGGCAACGCGAGCGTTTGGTCCGGGATTTGTCGGATTACCCCCTGAATATCGCCCCTTTGGGCAACCGGTGCTTGTTCCGGGTTCTATGGGAACGGAAAGTTGGATTCTTTTAGGCACTCCAACCAATGAAAAACTTTCTTTTGGATCAAGCTGTCATGGGGCGGGGCGCGTCATGAGTCGTCGTCAGGCAAAACGCACGATTCGCGGGGATCGCTTGCGGGAACAACTCGAAAAAGACGGTATTGCCATCTGTGCCGGTTCCATGCCTGGACTGGCGGAAGAAGCCCCACAAGCCTATAAAAATGTGAATCGAGTGGTGGAAACGGTCAGTCAAGCGGGAATTGCTCGGAAAGTGGCTCGGTTACATCCCGTTGCTGTGATTAAAGGTTAGGAGGTTAAACCAATGAACAAACAATTTCGCGATCGCGCTGAAGCGGGTCAATTACTGGCGCAACAGCTTCAATCCAGTTATGGCAATCGCTCTGATGTCCTCGTGTTAGGCTTGCCTCGCGGTGGCATCCCCGTTGCCTATGAAATTGCTCAGGTGCTCAAAGCCCCCTTAGATGTCTGTTTGGTGCGGAAATTGGGGGTGCCAGGACATGAAGAGTTAGCCATGGGAGCCATTAGTGCTAAGCAAGGGATGGTACTGAATCAAGAGATTGTGCAATCCTTAGACATTTCTCAGAAAACTATTGACCGCGTGGCAGCTTCAGAACGTGAGGAATTAGAACGGCGCGATCGCGCTTATCGGGGAGATCGTCCTGCACCTGCAATCCGTGATCACACCGTCATTCTGGTTGATGATGGCATTGCCACTGGCT comes from Halothece sp. PCC 7418 and encodes:
- a CDS encoding RtcB family protein, with the protein product MIRKQDLHRLDHYLWEIPTSFHPEMKIPVWIFADEELMEAALGDLSITQAVNVACLPSLVGHIAVMPDVHQGYGMPIGGVMASQLPDGIISPGAVGYDINCGVRVLASQIHYQSAIPYLHDLAKTLYHNCPSGVGRGGSLPLSPKEFSEVCREGARWDLAQGYAIPEDLERTEEFGCLEGADPTQASKRAKQRGKDQLGTLGAGNHFLEVDVVEDVFDPEAAAVMGLEKGCLAVQIHCGSRGFGHQICTDYVQDFQKAVLNYGIQLPDRELVCAPLNSPEGEGYLTAMKAAANFAFANRQALAYHARRSFEAVFGAQADYPPLRQVYDIAHNMAKIETHVIGGEEMTVCVHRKGATRAFGPGFVGLPPEYRPFGQPVLVPGSMGTESWILLGTPTNEKLSFGSSCHGAGRVMSRRQAKRTIRGDRLREQLEKDGIAICAGSMPGLAEEAPQAYKNVNRVVETVSQAGIARKVARLHPVAVIKG
- a CDS encoding phosphoribosyltransferase; the encoded protein is MNKQFRDRAEAGQLLAQQLQSSYGNRSDVLVLGLPRGGIPVAYEIAQVLKAPLDVCLVRKLGVPGHEELAMGAISAKQGMVLNQEIVQSLDISQKTIDRVAASEREELERRDRAYRGDRPAPAIRDHTVILVDDGIATGSTVKAALSTIQQQKPKHLVIAVPVAPPTVCKELKAQVDEVVCLLTPEWLSAIGLWYENFSQTSDEEVRQFLKQAVPLF